The proteins below come from a single Pleuronectes platessa chromosome 1, fPlePla1.1, whole genome shotgun sequence genomic window:
- the rbm26 gene encoding RNA-binding protein 26 isoform X2, producing MIIENLDALKTWLSETLEPICDADPSALAKYVVALVKKDKSEKELKALCIDQLDVFLQKETQLFVDKLFEAVNNKSYLPPPEHPSSLGKVEKDEQKKDEINRDEEREKKFSRRVNHSPPPSTSRYSRDSRRVDDRKRDDRSRKREYDRVPPRRDSYRERYNRRRGRSRSYSRSRSRSWSKDRVRDRDRERDRDRDRDRDRERDRERSKSRSHSRTRSGSRSRERDPAKMKFDHERVERPESGDGYAAASQVSTATTTHFPVPSLSSTITVIAPTHHHSNNSSESWTDFCPDLPVDRVPFGRGPPPPQLRNRCRDYDEKGFCMRGDMCPFDHGSDPVVVEDVNLPNMLPFQPPPISGVDGPPPPGLPPPPPLMNPPPVNLRPPVPPPGALPPSLPPVAGPPPPLPPLQPSGMDAPPNSITSSVPTIVTSGMRPSLPQPPGPLFNTDNYETDVYNPEAPSITNTPRPIYRHRVNAQRPNLIGLTMGEVDQPKRDKIPNNCMRIVMESDPRKRPAISHDGGLLSKKPWFDKPNFNNPNHQGYHKRPPFSTNTKLLVRQIPPDLNNISKLNEHFSKFGTIVNLQVAYQNDPEGALIQFASPDETKRAMQSTEAVLNNRFIRVHWFREDGNDVHGQSHPQQQQQPQTQPALPSATSLKQSVKDRLGPMLPANSEPSQDSSAAAQNPSKVSVKERLGFSSKPAAPGEKVFSTSMGLTKTVYNPVALKAAQKTSEDALKKKQEALRLQQDVRKKKHEILEKHIETQKLLISKIEKNKAMRAEDKAMIMVTLGTLTKSITKLQEEIKGISFSNNNPLRINKSKAQAQKDLLDAELDLYTKTQAGEDTALLKIKYTQLQIEAAKRGLLSPGRGRGVHSRGRGAHRARGRGSRGRGRGVHAVVDHRPRVLEISGFTEADCVDLLPHFAQFGEIEDGRINENNQSAIISFKTRAEAEQAALHGVKFNNQTLRLSWHKPAMSLSAADADGAEQDEDEYPEESLSDNELLQDDDEEEDDNEPRSWRR from the exons ATGATCATTGAAAACCTCGATGCCTTGAAAACATGGCTGTCTGAGACCCTTGAGCCCAT CTGTGATGCAGACCCCTCCGCCCTCGCTAAGTATGTCGTTGCCCTGGTGAAGAAGGATAAAAGTGAGAAGGAGCTCAAAGCCCTGTGTATAGACCAGTTGGATGTATTTCTTCAGAAAG AGACGCAGCTTTTTGTGGACAAGCTGTTCGAAGCCGTGAACAACAAAAGCTACCTCCCACCGCCAGAGCATCCATCCTCTCTGGGCAAAGTCGAGAAAGACGAGCAGAAAAAGGATGAG ATAAACCGGGATGAAGAACGGGAGAAGAAGTTCTCTCGGCGGGTGAATCACAGCCCTCCACCATCAACCTCTCGCTACAGTAGAGACAGCAG GAGAGTCGATGACCGCAAGAGGGACGATCGCTCCAGGAAGAGAGAGTATGACCGCGTCCCGCCGAGGAGGGACTCGTACCGCGAACGCTACAATCGCAGGAGAGGCCGCAGTCGCAGCTACAGTCGTAGCCGCAGCCGCAGTTGGAGCAAGGACCGCGTCCGGGACCGTGACAGAGaaagggacagggacagagacagagaccgggacagagagagggacagagaacgCAGCAAGAGCAGGTCCCACAGCAGAACCAGGTCTGGAAGCAGGAGTCGAG AACGAGATCCTGCTAAAATGAAATTCGATCATGAACGTGTGGAGAGGCCAGAGAGCGGTGACGGCTACGCTGCAGCATCCCAGGTCTCCACTGCAACCACGACACACTTCCCTGTGCCATCACTGAGCAGCACCATCACAGTCATCGCCCCCACACACCatcacagcaacaacagcagtgaGAGCTGGACAGACTTCTGCCCTGATCTCCCTGTTGATCGTGTCCCCTTTGGCAGGgggccacctcctcctcaactGAGGAATCGATGTCGTGACTATGATG AAAAGGGGTTCTGCATGCGTGGGGACATGTGTCCTTTTGACCATGGAAGTGACCCAGTCGTTGTGGAAGATGTCAATTTGCCCAATATGCTGCCTTTCCAACCTCCGCCCATCTCTGGTGTGGATGGCCCCCCGCCACCTGggctcccaccaccaccacctctcatGAACCCCCCACCTGTGAACCTGCGGCCCCCTGTGCCCCCACCGGGTGCCCTTCCACCCAGCCTTCCACCTGTTGCAG GTCcgcctcctccacttcctccgttGCAACCATCAGGAATGGATGCTCCTCCCAATTCCATCACAAGCTCTGTTCCCACCATCGTCACTTCTGGGATGCGACCCTCACTTCCTCAGCCTCCAGGGCCGCTCTTCAACACCG ACAACTATGAAACAGATGTGTACAATCCTGAAGCTCCCAGCATCACCAACACCCCCAGACCAATCTACCGCCACAGGGTCAATGCCCAGAGACCCAACCTGATTGGCCTCACGATGGGGGAGGTGGACCAGCCAAAGAGAG ACAAGATTCCTAACAACTGTATGCGGATTGTAATGGAATCTGATCCGAGAAAGAGACCAGCTATTTCTCACGATGGAGGCCTCCTCTCAAAGAAACCTTGGTTTGACAA ACCCAACTTTAACAATCCCAACCACCAGGGCTACCACAAAAGACCTCCCTTCTCTACCAACACCAAGCTGCTGGTTCGGCAAATTCCCCCTGACCTCAACAACATCAGCAAACTCAATGAACATTTCAGCAAGTTTGGCACCATCGTCAACCTGCAG GTGGCCTACCAGAACGACCCAGAGGGGGCACTGATCCAGTTTGCGTCTCCAGATGAGACCAAGCGAGCTATGCAAAGCACAGAGGCTGTTCTCAACAACCGCTTCATCAGGGTGCACTGGTTCCGTGAGGATGGGAATGATGTACATGGCCAGTCTcacccacagcagcagcagcagccacagaccCAGCCAGCACTG CCTTCAGCTACCTCTCTGAAGCAGTCAGTCAAAGATCGCCTTGGACCAATGCTCCCTGCAAACTCTGAGCCCTCCCAAGACTCCAGTGCAGCCGCTCAG AATCCATCTAAAGTGTCAGTGAAGGAACGTTTGGGCTTTTCCTCAAAACCAGCAGCTCCTGGCGAAAAA GTGTTCTCTACGTCCATGGGTCTCACAAAAACAGTGTACAACCCTGTTGCCCTGAAGGCAGCCCAGAAAACCTCAGAGGATGCCCTGAAGAAGAAACAg GAAGCTCTAAGACTACAGCAGGACGTACGGAAGAAGAAGCATGAAATATTGGAGAAGCACATTGAGACACAAAAG ctcCTGATATCCAAAATAGAGAAGAACAAAGCAATGAGGGCCGAGGACAAAGCCATGATCATGGTAACTTTGGGCACGTTAACCAAGAGCATCACCAAACTGCAGGAGGAGATAAAGGGAATCTCATTCAGCAACAACAACCCACTACGCATCAACAAGAGCAAGGCTCAG GCACAGAAGGATCTGCTGGATGCGGAGCTGGACCTGTACACGAAGACTCAGGCAGGAGAGGACACCGCATTACTGAAGATCAAGTATACCCAGCTTCAAATTGAG gcaGCTAAAAGAGGACTCCTGTCACCAGGGCGAGGCAGGGGGGTCCACAGCCGTGGCCGCGGGGCTCACAGGGCCCGGGGGAGGGGCTCCAGAGGTCGGGGAAGAGGCGTGCACGCAGTCGTGGACCATCGGCCACGAGTGCTGGAGATTTCAGGTTTCACCGAGGCCGACTGCGTAGACCTGCTGCCACACTTTGCT CAATTTGGAGAAATTGAAGACGGACGgataaatgaaaacaaccagTCGGCGATCATCTCTTTTAAGACCAGAGCAGAGGCTGAACAG GCGGCTCTTCATGGAGTGAAGTTCAACAACCAGACTTTACGCCTGTCGTGGCACAAACCTGCCATGTCTCTCAGTGCTGCCGATGCTGATGGGGCAGaacaggatgaggatgag tACCCGGAAGAGTCCCTGAGTGACaacgagctgctgcaggacgacGACGAGGAAGAGGACGACAACGAGCCGCGCTCCTGGCGCAGATGA
- the rbm26 gene encoding RNA-binding protein 26 isoform X1 produces the protein MIIENLDALKTWLSETLEPICDADPSALAKYVVALVKKDKSEKELKALCIDQLDVFLQKETQLFVDKLFEAVNNKSYLPPPEHPSSLGKVEKDEQKKDEINRDEEREKKFSRRVNHSPPPSTSRYSRDSRRVDDRKRDDRSRKREYDRVPPRRDSYRERYNRRRGRSRSYSRSRSRSWSKDRVRDRDRERDRDRDRDRDRERDRERSKSRSHSRTRSGSRSRERDPAKMKFDHERVERPESGDGYAAASQVSTATTTHFPVPSLSSTITVIAPTHHHSNNSSESWTDFCPDLPVDRVPFGRGPPPPQLRNRCRDYDEKGFCMRGDMCPFDHGSDPVVVEDVNLPNMLPFQPPPISGVDGPPPPGLPPPPPLMNPPPVNLRPPVPPPGALPPSLPPVAGPPPPLPPLQPSGMDAPPNSITSSVPTIVTSGMRPSLPQPPGPLFNTDNYETDVYNPEAPSITNTPRPIYRHRVNAQRPNLIGLTMGEVDQPKRDKIPNNCMRIVMESDPRKRPAISHDGGLLSKKPWFDKPNFNNPNHQGYHKRPPFSTNTKLLVRQIPPDLNNISKLNEHFSKFGTIVNLQVAYQNDPEGALIQFASPDETKRAMQSTEAVLNNRFIRVHWFREDGNDVHGQSHPQQQQQPQTQPALQPSATSLKQSVKDRLGPMLPANSEPSQDSSAAAQNPSKVSVKERLGFSSKPAAPGEKVFSTSMGLTKTVYNPVALKAAQKTSEDALKKKQEALRLQQDVRKKKHEILEKHIETQKLLISKIEKNKAMRAEDKAMIMVTLGTLTKSITKLQEEIKGISFSNNNPLRINKSKAQAQKDLLDAELDLYTKTQAGEDTALLKIKYTQLQIEAAKRGLLSPGRGRGVHSRGRGAHRARGRGSRGRGRGVHAVVDHRPRVLEISGFTEADCVDLLPHFAQFGEIEDGRINENNQSAIISFKTRAEAEQAALHGVKFNNQTLRLSWHKPAMSLSAADADGAEQDEDEYPEESLSDNELLQDDDEEEDDNEPRSWRR, from the exons ATGATCATTGAAAACCTCGATGCCTTGAAAACATGGCTGTCTGAGACCCTTGAGCCCAT CTGTGATGCAGACCCCTCCGCCCTCGCTAAGTATGTCGTTGCCCTGGTGAAGAAGGATAAAAGTGAGAAGGAGCTCAAAGCCCTGTGTATAGACCAGTTGGATGTATTTCTTCAGAAAG AGACGCAGCTTTTTGTGGACAAGCTGTTCGAAGCCGTGAACAACAAAAGCTACCTCCCACCGCCAGAGCATCCATCCTCTCTGGGCAAAGTCGAGAAAGACGAGCAGAAAAAGGATGAG ATAAACCGGGATGAAGAACGGGAGAAGAAGTTCTCTCGGCGGGTGAATCACAGCCCTCCACCATCAACCTCTCGCTACAGTAGAGACAGCAG GAGAGTCGATGACCGCAAGAGGGACGATCGCTCCAGGAAGAGAGAGTATGACCGCGTCCCGCCGAGGAGGGACTCGTACCGCGAACGCTACAATCGCAGGAGAGGCCGCAGTCGCAGCTACAGTCGTAGCCGCAGCCGCAGTTGGAGCAAGGACCGCGTCCGGGACCGTGACAGAGaaagggacagggacagagacagagaccgggacagagagagggacagagaacgCAGCAAGAGCAGGTCCCACAGCAGAACCAGGTCTGGAAGCAGGAGTCGAG AACGAGATCCTGCTAAAATGAAATTCGATCATGAACGTGTGGAGAGGCCAGAGAGCGGTGACGGCTACGCTGCAGCATCCCAGGTCTCCACTGCAACCACGACACACTTCCCTGTGCCATCACTGAGCAGCACCATCACAGTCATCGCCCCCACACACCatcacagcaacaacagcagtgaGAGCTGGACAGACTTCTGCCCTGATCTCCCTGTTGATCGTGTCCCCTTTGGCAGGgggccacctcctcctcaactGAGGAATCGATGTCGTGACTATGATG AAAAGGGGTTCTGCATGCGTGGGGACATGTGTCCTTTTGACCATGGAAGTGACCCAGTCGTTGTGGAAGATGTCAATTTGCCCAATATGCTGCCTTTCCAACCTCCGCCCATCTCTGGTGTGGATGGCCCCCCGCCACCTGggctcccaccaccaccacctctcatGAACCCCCCACCTGTGAACCTGCGGCCCCCTGTGCCCCCACCGGGTGCCCTTCCACCCAGCCTTCCACCTGTTGCAG GTCcgcctcctccacttcctccgttGCAACCATCAGGAATGGATGCTCCTCCCAATTCCATCACAAGCTCTGTTCCCACCATCGTCACTTCTGGGATGCGACCCTCACTTCCTCAGCCTCCAGGGCCGCTCTTCAACACCG ACAACTATGAAACAGATGTGTACAATCCTGAAGCTCCCAGCATCACCAACACCCCCAGACCAATCTACCGCCACAGGGTCAATGCCCAGAGACCCAACCTGATTGGCCTCACGATGGGGGAGGTGGACCAGCCAAAGAGAG ACAAGATTCCTAACAACTGTATGCGGATTGTAATGGAATCTGATCCGAGAAAGAGACCAGCTATTTCTCACGATGGAGGCCTCCTCTCAAAGAAACCTTGGTTTGACAA ACCCAACTTTAACAATCCCAACCACCAGGGCTACCACAAAAGACCTCCCTTCTCTACCAACACCAAGCTGCTGGTTCGGCAAATTCCCCCTGACCTCAACAACATCAGCAAACTCAATGAACATTTCAGCAAGTTTGGCACCATCGTCAACCTGCAG GTGGCCTACCAGAACGACCCAGAGGGGGCACTGATCCAGTTTGCGTCTCCAGATGAGACCAAGCGAGCTATGCAAAGCACAGAGGCTGTTCTCAACAACCGCTTCATCAGGGTGCACTGGTTCCGTGAGGATGGGAATGATGTACATGGCCAGTCTcacccacagcagcagcagcagccacagaccCAGCCAGCACTG CAGCCTTCAGCTACCTCTCTGAAGCAGTCAGTCAAAGATCGCCTTGGACCAATGCTCCCTGCAAACTCTGAGCCCTCCCAAGACTCCAGTGCAGCCGCTCAG AATCCATCTAAAGTGTCAGTGAAGGAACGTTTGGGCTTTTCCTCAAAACCAGCAGCTCCTGGCGAAAAA GTGTTCTCTACGTCCATGGGTCTCACAAAAACAGTGTACAACCCTGTTGCCCTGAAGGCAGCCCAGAAAACCTCAGAGGATGCCCTGAAGAAGAAACAg GAAGCTCTAAGACTACAGCAGGACGTACGGAAGAAGAAGCATGAAATATTGGAGAAGCACATTGAGACACAAAAG ctcCTGATATCCAAAATAGAGAAGAACAAAGCAATGAGGGCCGAGGACAAAGCCATGATCATGGTAACTTTGGGCACGTTAACCAAGAGCATCACCAAACTGCAGGAGGAGATAAAGGGAATCTCATTCAGCAACAACAACCCACTACGCATCAACAAGAGCAAGGCTCAG GCACAGAAGGATCTGCTGGATGCGGAGCTGGACCTGTACACGAAGACTCAGGCAGGAGAGGACACCGCATTACTGAAGATCAAGTATACCCAGCTTCAAATTGAG gcaGCTAAAAGAGGACTCCTGTCACCAGGGCGAGGCAGGGGGGTCCACAGCCGTGGCCGCGGGGCTCACAGGGCCCGGGGGAGGGGCTCCAGAGGTCGGGGAAGAGGCGTGCACGCAGTCGTGGACCATCGGCCACGAGTGCTGGAGATTTCAGGTTTCACCGAGGCCGACTGCGTAGACCTGCTGCCACACTTTGCT CAATTTGGAGAAATTGAAGACGGACGgataaatgaaaacaaccagTCGGCGATCATCTCTTTTAAGACCAGAGCAGAGGCTGAACAG GCGGCTCTTCATGGAGTGAAGTTCAACAACCAGACTTTACGCCTGTCGTGGCACAAACCTGCCATGTCTCTCAGTGCTGCCGATGCTGATGGGGCAGaacaggatgaggatgag tACCCGGAAGAGTCCCTGAGTGACaacgagctgctgcaggacgacGACGAGGAAGAGGACGACAACGAGCCGCGCTCCTGGCGCAGATGA
- the LOC128440513 gene encoding eukaryotic translation initiation factor 4 gamma 1 encodes MIPTHVGFLGAASYESVSCVTANLQAFVTDLSHEDLDVEENLQEMVELIFKRAVKKPDSAAVFAELCQHLSEVEFQSLSDWSASVSFRSLLVKHCQAEFMKNLDKEGIHLKSWSCLEPVQDVRVIDRLREEQQNTKPSGRFLNMLRFIGELFLSKVLAEKSMHCCIRRLLQKGDGPSLEGLCQLLQMIQQDLEVVTEKEVMDTYYNQLDHIAEKGKRAPRLSLLLRETVDARKMAYSTPH; translated from the exons atgatcccaacacACGTGGGGtttctcggcgctgcctcctacgagtccgtcagctgcgtcACTGCAAACCTTCAAGCCTtcgtgacggatctgagtcacgaggacttGGACGTTGAGGAGaacctgcaggaaatggttgagctcattttcaagagggccgtgaagaaaccagactctgctgcagtcttcgcggagctgtgtcaacacctctcagaa gttgAGTTCCAATCCTTGTctgactggtcagccagcgtctccttcaggtctctgctggttaaacactgccaggcagagttcatgaAGAACTTGGACAAGGAGGGCATTCATCTAAAGAGttggtcctgcctggagccagtccaggacgtgagggtcatcgaccggctgagggaagagcaacagaaCACCAAACCTTCTGGTCGCTTCCTCAATATGCtgaggtttattggggagctgttcctctccaaggtgctggcaGAGAAgtccatgcactgctgcatcaggaggctgttgcagaaaggagacgggccgtctcttgagggcctctgtcagctcctccagatgatccagcaggacctggaggtggtgacgGAAAAGGAGGTGATGGacacctactataaccagctggaccatatcgcagagaaagggaagagggcaccaaggctctcccttttgttgaggGAAACAGTGGATGCCAGGAAGATGGCATACTCcaccccccactaa